A stretch of the Lolium perenne isolate Kyuss_39 chromosome 3, Kyuss_2.0, whole genome shotgun sequence genome encodes the following:
- the LOC127343011 gene encoding neutral ceramidase yields the protein MEGLRHKVRGFGSSRIWLCLLLLLVLQNCSRVLSDSPYLVGMGSYDITGPAADVNMMGYANTEQIASGIHFRLKSRAFIVAEPDGKRVVFVNLDACMASQLVNIKVLERLKARYGDLYNENNVAISGIHTHAGPGGYLQYVVYIVTSLGFVRQSFDVIVDGIEQSIVEAHNNLRPGKIYVNNGDLLDAGVNRSPSAYLNNPAEERSKYQYNVDKQMTLVKFVDNEMGPVGSFNWFATHGTSMSRTNSLISGDNKGAAARFMEDWAEQNGVSKQTGHANSVDFGSLHMSSVLPRRVSTIIPEPNEITDDLMQLASSYVASGGRRLAASNITRRIRSTQENTAKFVSAFCQSNCGDVSPNVLGTFCIDTHLPCDFNHSTCNGKNELCYGRGPGYPDEFESTRIIASRQFLKAADLFNSASEEIQGKIDYRHTYLDFSQLGVSVSTSTGGQQVVKTCPAAMGFAFAAGTTDGPGAFDFKQGDDKGNPFWRLVRNLLKTPGKEQVECQAPKPILLDTGEMKEPYDWAPSILPIQIIRIGQLVILCVPGEFTTMAGRRLRDAVKNVLISGSNGEFNSNIHVVLAGLTNTYSQYVTTFEEYQIQRYEGASTLYGPHTLSAYIQEFEKLATAMVANQEVPTNIQPPDMLEKQIGLLPGVMFDTTPIGTNFGDVSSDVPANSNFRKGSTVNATFYSACPRNDLLTDGTFALVEKLNGKDWVPAYDDDDWSLQFKWSRPSKLSSKSFATLEWTIPEDAASGVYRLRHFGASKPIIGSVKHFTGASSAFAVR from the exons ATGGAAGGCTTGCGCCACAAAGTCCGTGGTTTCGGTTCGTCCAGGATCTGGTTATGTCTTCTTCTACTTCTTGTTCTTCAGAACTGCAGCCGGGTGCTCTCAGACTCGCCTTATCTGGTCGGCATGGGGAGCTACGACATAACAGGGCCTGCAGCAGATGTCAACATGATGGGGTATGCAAATACCGAGCAGATCGCCTCAGGGATCCACTTCAGGCTAAAGTCACGCGCGTTCATCGTTGCTGAGCCTGATGGAAAGCGTGTTGTGTTTGTCAATCTTGATGCTTGCATGGCATCACAGCTTGTCAACATAAAGGTGCTAGAAAGGCTAAAAGCAAG GTATGGTGATCTTTATAATGAGAATAACGTGGCTATTAGTGGCATCCATACCCATGCTGGGCCTGGAGGATATCTGCAGTATGTGGTCTACATCGTCACATCTCTTGGGTTTGTTCGCCAGTCATTTGATGTAATTGTCGATGGCATTGAGCAAAGCATTGTTGAAGCTCATAACAACCTTCGTCCTGGGAAAATCTATGTCAATAACG GTGACCTTCTTGATGCTGGTGTGAACCGCAGCCCAAGCGCGTATCTTAATAACCCTGCTGAAGAGAGAAGCAAATATCAGTATAATGTTGATAAACAAATGACTCTCGTTAAGTTTGTAGATAATGAAATGGGTCCAGTTGGAAGTTTTAATTGGTTTGCGACTCACGGTACATCAATGAGTCGTACGAATTCTTTGATAAGTGGTGATAACAAAGGAGCAGCTGCACGTTTCATGGAAGACTGGGCTGAACAAAATGGTGTTTCAAAGCAGACAGGTCATGCAAATTCTGTTGATTTTGGATCCTTACACATGTCATCTGTACTGCCGAGAAGAGTCTCTACAATAATCCCGGAACCAAATGAAATAA CTGATGACTTAATGCAATTGGCATCATCCTACGTGGCCTCAGGCGGAAGAAGATTAGCAGCTTCAAATATTACTAGACGTATTAGAAGCACTCAAGAAAACACTGCCAAATTTGTTTCTGCATTTTGCCAGTCAAATTGTGGAGATGTTAGTCCAAATGTGCTGGGAACGTTTTGCATAGACACCCATCTTCCTTGCGATTTCAATCACAGCACATGTAATGGGAAGAATGAACTTTGTTATGGACGAGGCCCAGG GTACCCTGATGAGTTCGAAAGTACCCGCATAATTGCGAGTCGGCAGTTTCTGAAGGCTGCAGATCTCTTTAATTCAGCTTCTGAAGAAATACAAGGAAAAATCGACTATCGGCATACTTACTTGGATTTCTCGCAGCTTGGAGTTAGTGTTTCTACAAGCACGGGTGGTCAGCAGGTGGTGAAAACATGCCCAGCAGCCATGGGGTTTGCATTTGCTGCTGGAACGACAGATGGCCCTGGAGCTTTTGATTTCAAACAAGGAGATGACAAG GGAAACCCTTTCTGGAGATTAGTGAGGAACTTACTAAAGACACCAGGGAAAGAGCAAGTCGAGTGCCAAGCTCCGAAACCAATATTGCTAGACACTGGTGAAATGAAGGAACCATATGATTGGGCG CCTTCGATTCTCCCCATTCAGATCATAAGAATCGGCCAGCTGGTTATCTTGTGTGTTCCTGGAG AATTCACAACAATGGCTGGCAGGCGGCTGCGTGATGCTGTCAAGAATGTACTGATAAGTGGCAGCAATGGTGAATTTAATAGCAATATTCATGTTGTTCTTGCGGGGCTGACAAACACATATTCTCAGTATGTTACAACGTTCGAAGAATACCAGATCCAAAGATATGAG GGGGCATCAACGCTGTATGGTCCCCATACCTTGAGTGCATACATTCAAGAGTTTGAGAAACTTGCCACAGCAATGGTTGCAAACCAAGAGGTCCCAACAAACATCCAACCTCCTGATATGTTGGAAAAGCAAATCGGGCTACTTCCAGGTGTGATGTTTGACACAACTCCTATCGGTACTAACTTCGGAGATGTCAGTTCCGACGTTCCTGCAAATTCGAACTTCAGGAAGGGCAGCACTGTCAATGCTACATTCTATTCGGCCTGTCCAAGGAATGACCTTCTTACTGATGGTACATTTGCACTTGTTGAAAAGCTGAATGGTAAGGACTGGGTTCCTGCCTATGACGACGATGATTGGTCATTGCAGTTCAAGTGGTCAAGGCCTTCAAAACTGAGTTCAAAAAGTTTCGCGACTCTGGAGTGGACCATTCCTGAGGATGCTGCCTCCGGTGTCTACAGGCTGAGGCATTTCGGTGCCTCCAAGCCAATCATAGGTTCAGTGAAGCATTTCACAGGTGCCTCGAGCGCTTTCGCGGTGCGTTAG